In Juglans microcarpa x Juglans regia isolate MS1-56 chromosome 8D, Jm3101_v1.0, whole genome shotgun sequence, the following are encoded in one genomic region:
- the LOC121242365 gene encoding uncharacterized protein LOC121242365: MGERKILGPEYLQDVQRQVTMIQERMKAAQNRHKSYADNRRRNLEFVVGDWVYLKVSPMKGVVRFGKKGKLNPRYVRPYEIVERLDPVAYRLNMPIEMQGIHNVFHVSTLKKSFREKRPVLMKSDEIQLQPNLSYT, encoded by the coding sequence ATGGGTGAGAGGAAAATACTAGGACCTGAATATCTACAAGATGTACAGAGACAAGTAACTATGATCCaggaaagaatgaaagcagctcagaACAGACATAAGAGCTATGCCGATAACCGACGTAGGAATTTGGAGTTTGTAGTAGGAGATTGGGTATACCTCAAAGTATCGCCCATGAAAGGAGTTGTAcgttttggcaagaagggaaagttaAACCCCCGATACGTAAGACCCTACGAAATAGTTGAAAGACTCGATCCAGTAGCTTATAGACTGAATATGCCAATAGAGATGCAGGGAATACACAACGTGTTCCATGTATcaactttgaagaagagtttcaGAGAAAAACGGCCAGTACTTATGAAGTCCGATGAGATTCAGCTTCAACCCAATTTGTCTTATACATAA